The Desulfomicrobium orale DSM 12838 genome includes a window with the following:
- a CDS encoding sensor domain-containing diguanylate cyclase codes for MKEMDALRRWLTDGNDPDSEAEIWSGLEEHEKEALAPLRPWRLRDLEQRRLLEDKAARLEVCVCFSDLGFWTLPLDEHNPLAPETPLSCSPSCLRLLGFQDGGHVPATLSSWLNRAHPEDRETVQNELLQYVRDRTKRQDVLTLEFRLRHEDDSWHWLQIQGKILEAPDQHPRMAGVVKDVTKERQTQKNLAEQLLFQNELLKALPTPVFVKDADTRYVSINRAYEEAFGVTAEELIGKTAMALPFLSQAERVRCLQEDSRLISHGGTMHRELNFPFSDGTTRHCLYWSSCFRHAEQETQTLIGIIVDISEQKKTEKELALKVRELDLAKTNIESISRTDYLTGLPNRRSFMDRFQEAISLAGRHKQPLSLLMADLDHFKRINDTLGHCAGDKVLQDFAALLRRECRKEDLPARSGGEEFLILLPMTNLEEARHVGRRICASTQGISIENGPVTVSIGAVQYKQGEAPDAFLKRVDRALYEAKKKGRDQVCCVE; via the coding sequence ATGAAAGAAATGGATGCGCTCCGGCGCTGGCTGACCGACGGCAACGATCCGGACAGCGAGGCGGAAATCTGGTCCGGACTCGAGGAGCATGAAAAGGAAGCGCTCGCGCCCTTGCGCCCGTGGCGGCTGCGTGACCTGGAGCAACGCCGCCTGCTCGAAGACAAGGCCGCCCGGCTTGAAGTCTGCGTCTGCTTTTCCGACTTGGGTTTCTGGACACTACCCCTTGACGAACACAATCCGCTCGCCCCCGAAACGCCGCTTTCCTGCTCTCCTTCCTGTCTGCGGCTGCTTGGCTTTCAGGATGGCGGGCATGTCCCGGCGACTCTTTCTTCCTGGCTGAACCGCGCGCATCCCGAAGACAGAGAAACGGTCCAAAATGAACTCCTGCAATACGTCCGGGATAGAACGAAGCGGCAGGACGTGCTCACTCTGGAATTCCGCCTGCGGCATGAGGACGATTCCTGGCACTGGCTGCAGATACAGGGAAAAATCCTGGAAGCTCCCGATCAGCATCCGCGCATGGCCGGTGTCGTCAAGGACGTTACCAAAGAGCGACAAACCCAAAAAAATCTGGCCGAACAGCTGCTTTTCCAGAATGAACTGCTCAAGGCCCTGCCCACTCCCGTCTTCGTCAAGGACGCCGACACCCGCTACGTGTCCATCAATCGCGCCTACGAGGAAGCCTTCGGCGTTACTGCCGAGGAGCTGATTGGCAAGACTGCGATGGCCCTGCCCTTTCTGTCCCAGGCCGAGCGTGTCCGATGCCTGCAGGAAGACAGCAGACTCATTTCTCATGGGGGCACGATGCACCGGGAATTGAACTTCCCCTTCTCCGACGGGACAACCCGCCATTGTCTGTACTGGAGCAGCTGCTTCCGGCATGCGGAGCAGGAGACTCAGACCCTTATCGGCATCATCGTGGATATTTCCGAACAGAAGAAAACCGAAAAAGAGCTGGCGCTGAAAGTCAGAGAACTGGACCTCGCCAAAACCAATATCGAAAGCATCAGCCGCACCGACTATCTGACCGGCCTGCCCAACAGACGCTCATTCATGGACCGGTTTCAGGAAGCCATTTCCCTGGCCGGACGGCACAAGCAGCCCTTAAGCCTGCTCATGGCCGATCTGGACCACTTCAAGCGCATCAACGACACGCTGGGACATTGCGCCGGAGACAAGGTGCTGCAAGATTTCGCGGCACTGCTGCGACGGGAATGCCGCAAGGAAGATCTGCCCGCGCGCAGCGGCGGAGAGGAATTTCTGATCCTGCTGCCCATGACCAACCTGGAGGAAGCCCGCCACGTGGGCAGACGCATCTGTGCCTCCACCCAGGGCATCTCCATTGAAAACGGCCCCGTCACAGTCAGCATCGGCGCGGTCCAGTACAAGCAGGGGGAAGCGCCCGACGCATTTCTCAAACGCGTGGACAGGGCCCTCTACGAGGCCAAGAAAAAAGGCCGGGATCAGGTCTGCTGCGTCGAATAG
- a CDS encoding ABC transporter ATP-binding protein has product MSTSSETPAGISAALPSLRRILACFGPYLRRHAALLAGSLLALLAGIAAQLLEPWPLKIVIDWIVSDSPHTGFAKIPLLASLDSMQLLTLLALSLVLIISLRGILSYLSSIGFALAGSRTMARIRDDLYQHLQGLSLSFHNRAKTGELTLRVVSDVNLIGETMVTAIMPMLAHLLILVGMIGVMLWMNWQLTLFALLPWPLLWLISTHLGRKIHQMTRKLRKQEGAMAATAAESLAAIRDVQALSLEKNFADVFARVGQKSLGTGVQVKRLTANLERSADVMIGLSSAIVLWQGTLFVLVGELSPGDLIVFITYLKSTFRPIRMFAKYTSRMARAVAAGERIVDLMAEKADIEDLPDAVAVPPFKGSLCFEGVSFAYDPAHPILRGIDLSVPPGHHVAVVGPSGMGKSTLVSLILRLYDPSQGRVLIDGMDIRGFCLKSLREQISIVLPNSLLFAASIRDNIGYGAASASFAEIEQAARLANAHDFIMAMPNGYDTELGERGVTLSSGQQQRIAIARAALRQSPILILDEPTTGLDRSNEQAVIEALGKLARGRTVIMITHDLDLAARADQIVFLENGSIIEQGSHAELLGRGGPYAALFRARNPSASQGRDTAGE; this is encoded by the coding sequence ATGTCGACTTCTTCTGAGACGCCGGCCGGCATATCCGCGGCCCTGCCCAGCCTGCGCCGCATCCTCGCCTGTTTCGGCCCCTATCTGCGCCGTCATGCCGCCTTGCTCGCCGGCTCCCTGCTGGCCCTTCTGGCCGGTATCGCCGCCCAGCTGCTGGAGCCCTGGCCGCTGAAAATCGTCATCGACTGGATCGTCTCCGACAGCCCCCACACCGGTTTTGCAAAAATTCCCCTGCTCGCCAGCCTCGACTCCATGCAGCTGCTGACTCTGCTTGCGCTCAGTCTGGTGCTGATCATTTCCCTCAGAGGAATCTTGTCCTATCTGAGCAGCATCGGCTTCGCCCTGGCAGGCAGCCGCACCATGGCCAGGATCCGGGACGATCTCTACCAGCATCTGCAAGGGCTCTCCCTTTCCTTCCACAACCGGGCCAAAACCGGCGAGCTGACCCTGCGCGTGGTCAGCGATGTGAACCTGATCGGCGAGACCATGGTGACCGCCATCATGCCGATGCTCGCCCACCTGCTGATACTTGTCGGCATGATCGGGGTGATGTTGTGGATGAACTGGCAACTGACCCTCTTTGCGCTGCTGCCTTGGCCCCTGCTCTGGCTCATCAGCACCCATCTGGGCAGAAAGATTCACCAGATGACCCGCAAACTGCGTAAACAGGAGGGGGCGATGGCGGCCACCGCAGCCGAATCCCTGGCCGCCATCCGCGATGTACAGGCCCTGTCACTCGAAAAAAACTTTGCCGACGTCTTTGCCCGAGTGGGGCAGAAGAGCCTCGGTACCGGGGTGCAGGTCAAGCGCCTCACCGCCAATCTGGAACGCAGCGCCGATGTCATGATCGGCCTGTCCTCGGCCATTGTTCTCTGGCAGGGCACGCTCTTCGTGCTGGTGGGAGAGCTTTCGCCGGGCGATCTGATTGTCTTCATCACCTACCTCAAGAGCACCTTCCGGCCGATCCGCATGTTTGCCAAGTATACCAGCCGGATGGCCAGAGCCGTGGCCGCGGGCGAGCGCATCGTCGATCTGATGGCAGAAAAGGCGGATATCGAGGATCTGCCCGATGCTGTGGCCGTCCCGCCCTTCAAGGGCTCTCTTTGTTTCGAGGGGGTGAGCTTCGCCTACGATCCGGCCCATCCCATCCTGCGCGGGATTGACCTCTCCGTGCCGCCGGGCCACCATGTGGCTGTGGTCGGGCCTTCGGGCATGGGCAAATCCACCCTGGTGAGCCTGATTCTGCGTCTCTATGACCCCAGTCAGGGCCGGGTGCTTATCGACGGGATGGATATCCGCGGCTTTTGTCTCAAATCCCTGCGGGAGCAGATCAGTATCGTTCTGCCCAACAGTCTGCTCTTTGCCGCCAGCATCCGCGACAATATCGGCTACGGCGCGGCCAGTGCCAGCTTCGCCGAAATCGAGCAGGCGGCCAGACTCGCCAACGCCCACGATTTCATCATGGCCATGCCCAATGGCTACGACACCGAACTGGGCGAGCGCGGGGTCACCCTTTCAAGCGGCCAGCAGCAGCGCATCGCCATTGCCCGGGCCGCCCTGCGGCAGAGCCCGATCCTCATCCTCGACGAGCCGACCACCGGTCTGGACCGCAGCAACGAACAGGCGGTGATCGAGGCCCTTGGCAAGCTCGCCCGGGGCCGCACCGTGATCATGATCACCCATGATCTCGATCTGGCCGCCCGGGCGGATCAAATCGTGTTTCTCGAAAACGGCAGTATCATCGAACAGGGTTCCCATGCGGAGCTGCTCGGCCGGGGCGGGCCGTATGCCGCGCTTTTTCGGGCCCGCAACCCGTCCGCTTCGCAGGGGCGCGACACCGCCGGAGAATAA
- a CDS encoding phosphotransferase family protein, whose protein sequence is MLNGHDLEVIAREPGLPGLSILLDPERALGLLQRLYPEQAILNLSLSYLKYKPHTNCLAGFAAGVGAQKAIRISAKAYPEKEYAKERARCQKGNGAGQGGHEPHFVDGWQLAVWSFPRDRKLPGLAALGEADARRRLLQDLLPAMPELWPAGMETLRYKNERRYVGKLLVGGAARALIKVYEARDFKNACRAARTIGTFAADGGLSVAGPLGISQDERIIISRWLDGRPLRQLLHEARDLSRKPGQLQAVGAALAGFHRESPGSLATAVPENEALSVLAAANATAFLCPALAVRLRRLAAGIGAELLSMPRQHHPIHGDFSSDQVLVDGADDGGIAIVDYDQARIGDPAADLGSFTAQLFYDEAAGALAAGTAAALADVVLKGYLEACGQRETLLRYNLHTAAKLLQLTPQAFRTRHPQWPELMARLVYHAVAFWRNHARHETGT, encoded by the coding sequence ATGCTGAACGGCCATGATCTGGAGGTGATTGCCAGAGAGCCCGGCCTGCCGGGGCTGAGCATCCTGCTCGATCCGGAGCGGGCGCTGGGACTTTTGCAGCGGCTCTATCCGGAACAGGCAATCCTTAATCTTTCCCTCAGCTACCTCAAATACAAGCCGCACACCAACTGCCTGGCGGGTTTTGCCGCCGGGGTCGGCGCTCAAAAGGCAATACGGATTTCGGCCAAGGCCTATCCCGAAAAGGAATACGCCAAAGAGCGGGCCCGTTGTCAGAAGGGAAACGGTGCCGGGCAGGGTGGCCATGAGCCCCATTTTGTGGATGGCTGGCAGTTGGCGGTCTGGTCTTTTCCACGGGATCGAAAACTGCCGGGCCTGGCGGCGCTGGGAGAGGCGGATGCGCGCCGACGGCTTCTGCAGGATCTTCTGCCCGCAATGCCCGAGCTGTGGCCGGCCGGAATGGAGACCCTGCGCTATAAAAACGAGCGCAGATACGTGGGCAAATTGCTGGTGGGCGGTGCAGCCCGGGCGCTCATCAAGGTTTATGAGGCGCGGGACTTCAAAAACGCCTGCAGGGCCGCGCGGACCATCGGCACCTTTGCCGCGGATGGCGGCCTGAGCGTCGCCGGGCCTTTGGGCATTTCCCAGGATGAGCGCATCATAATCAGCCGCTGGCTGGACGGCCGGCCGCTGCGCCAGCTCCTGCACGAGGCTCGGGATCTGAGCCGAAAGCCTGGCCAATTGCAGGCCGTGGGCGCGGCCCTGGCCGGCTTCCATCGAGAGAGCCCTGGTTCGCTGGCCACGGCTGTGCCGGAAAACGAGGCGCTTTCGGTTCTGGCCGCCGCCAATGCCACGGCCTTTCTCTGCCCCGCCCTGGCAGTCCGGCTGCGCCGTCTCGCCGCCGGGATCGGCGCGGAGCTGCTCTCCATGCCCCGCCAGCATCACCCCATCCATGGAGATTTTTCCAGCGATCAGGTGCTGGTCGATGGGGCGGATGACGGTGGAATCGCCATCGTCGATTACGATCAGGCCCGCATCGGTGATCCTGCAGCGGATCTTGGCTCTTTTACCGCGCAACTGTTTTATGACGAGGCGGCGGGAGCCCTTGCGGCCGGCACCGCCGCAGCACTGGCAGACGTGGTGCTGAAGGGCTACCTGGAGGCTTGCGGACAAAGGGAAACTCTTTTGCGCTACAATCTCCACACAGCGGCAAAACTGCTGCAGCTCACGCCCCAGGCTTTTCGCACCCGTCACCCGCAGTGGCCGGAGCTGATGGCCCGGCTCGTGTACCACGCAGTGGCGTTTTGGAGAAACCATGCCCGGCATGAAACCGGAACATAG
- a CDS encoding glycosyltransferase has product MSLAGGQDGLAVASAFARSQLPEGEYGIMVTGPFLPEEKKRQLLSQARENPRLRVLEFLQEPMGLMQRVRRIIAMGGYNTVTEILSLGKPALIVPRNKPRLEQTIRAERLRALGVVDVICLEDLNPAALSRWLHKDQAFKPARNVIDLGGLKKIPALASAMFGSAHVAADPASSASSTRSSKVAS; this is encoded by the coding sequence GTGTCATTGGCGGGGGGGCAGGACGGCCTGGCCGTGGCGAGCGCCTTTGCCAGGTCGCAACTGCCGGAGGGCGAGTACGGCATCATGGTTACCGGACCGTTTTTACCGGAGGAGAAAAAACGGCAACTGCTCTCCCAGGCCAGAGAAAATCCACGTCTGCGGGTACTGGAGTTTCTGCAGGAACCCATGGGCTTGATGCAGCGGGTCAGGCGGATCATTGCCATGGGCGGTTACAACACGGTGACCGAAATATTGAGCCTCGGCAAACCCGCTTTGATCGTGCCGCGCAACAAGCCCCGGCTCGAGCAGACAATCCGTGCCGAACGCCTGCGGGCCTTGGGGGTGGTCGACGTCATCTGCCTGGAAGATCTGAATCCGGCCGCTCTCTCCCGCTGGCTCCATAAGGACCAGGCCTTCAAACCTGCCCGCAATGTGATCGACCTTGGGGGGCTAAAGAAGATTCCGGCTTTGGCCAGCGCCATGTTCGGGTCCGCCCATGTTGCCGCCGACCCTGCCTCTTCCGCCTCCTCCACTCGTTCGAGTAAGGTTGCATCATGA
- a CDS encoding aminoglycoside phosphotransferase family protein, whose protein sequence is MPIGRGKSGPVPVHDPDRRIADSKMPMLVQALDPAYMTRALREQVEASGRNPFAGTAWQVAAIYVRRHKPGRRCLIEYELTDPEKGGRFSVLGKIRARGLDRRSHAVQRHLWENGFDGSCADGVSVPEPLGLLPHLSMWLQKKVPARPVIEGLHGENGPALAGRIAGALHKLHRLGPLSERVHGMKDELRILETQLTAVTWLHPAWKKRIDELLAACTRLGRSLPYCPPCPSQRDCYHDNILFDGDRLFLVDLDLYCQGDPGLDPGNCLAHLIDYGLRSQGESGRLGGIAQALAARFGALTGHVHDQRVAVYTTLSLARLIAVSTRIPGREQWTGRLMDLCELRIKELHS, encoded by the coding sequence ATGCCGATTGGCCGCGGCAAGAGCGGTCCCGTTCCGGTTCACGATCCGGACCGCAGGATTGCCGATTCCAAAATGCCCATGCTGGTCCAGGCACTAGACCCGGCGTACATGACCCGCGCCCTGCGGGAACAGGTGGAAGCATCCGGGCGCAATCCCTTTGCCGGCACGGCATGGCAGGTGGCGGCGATTTACGTGCGGCGGCACAAACCGGGCCGCCGCTGCCTGATCGAGTATGAGCTGACCGACCCGGAAAAGGGCGGCCGCTTTTCGGTTCTGGGCAAAATCAGGGCCAGGGGGCTCGACCGGCGCAGCCATGCGGTGCAGCGGCATCTGTGGGAAAACGGCTTTGACGGTTCCTGCGCGGATGGCGTCTCGGTTCCCGAGCCTCTGGGCCTGTTGCCGCATCTTTCCATGTGGCTGCAGAAAAAGGTGCCGGCAAGGCCGGTTATCGAAGGATTGCACGGGGAAAATGGCCCGGCCCTGGCCGGGCGGATCGCCGGGGCTCTGCACAAGCTGCACCGGCTGGGGCCATTGTCGGAGCGGGTGCACGGCATGAAAGATGAGCTGCGCATCCTGGAGACACAACTGACCGCCGTGACCTGGCTGCATCCGGCCTGGAAAAAGCGCATCGACGAGCTGCTTGCGGCCTGCACGCGACTGGGGCGCAGCCTGCCGTACTGCCCGCCCTGTCCCAGTCAGCGGGATTGCTATCATGACAATATTCTTTTTGACGGCGACCGGCTCTTTCTGGTGGATCTCGATCTCTACTGTCAGGGCGACCCGGGGCTCGATCCGGGCAACTGTCTCGCCCATCTCATCGACTACGGCCTGCGCAGCCAGGGCGAGTCTGGTCGTCTCGGCGGAATTGCACAGGCCCTGGCCGCACGCTTTGGCGCATTGACCGGCCATGTCCATGACCAGCGGGTGGCGGTCTATACCACGCTTTCCCTGGCCCGGCTCATTGCCGTCAGCACCCGTATCCCCGGCCGTGAACAGTGGACTGGCCGGCTCATGGATCTCTGCGAACTTCGCATCAAGGAGCTGCATTCATGA
- a CDS encoding glycosyltransferase, with amino-acid sequence MTTPQQPALAYVLKRYPRFSETFIVNEILEHEKAGMRIHIFALRPVRESHFQDILAQVRAPVTYIRDISAATHSLWEMMSLARRELPGFWQALDELGDMEEGDLLQAIKLALKARERGIAHFHAHFGTLAATVTRIASRLARIPYTLTVHAKDIYHQAVDQEDMRRKLGDAAGVITVSGYNQRYLQATYGRAAEQVRRIYNGLHLDRFTYQPPNLNSREILAVGRLVEKKGFDVLVEACGLLRERGIAFHCSIVGEGMMREPLQQRIERLGLAEQVCLAGPRAHAELIRIFREAAFFVAPCVISSDGDRDGLPTVLVEAMAQGTPVISTQVVGIPELVRHNDTGLCVAERDPSALADAMARLLQDANLRSSLAGRARALVEEDFDIRKNAAAQRELFRAAMAAARLPETADATTARRA; translated from the coding sequence ATGACGACACCGCAGCAGCCCGCGCTGGCCTATGTGCTCAAACGCTACCCGCGCTTCTCGGAAACCTTTATCGTCAATGAAATTCTTGAACACGAAAAGGCCGGGATGAGAATCCACATCTTTGCTCTGCGGCCGGTCCGGGAAAGCCATTTTCAGGATATTCTGGCCCAGGTCAGGGCGCCGGTCACCTATATCCGCGACATCAGCGCCGCCACGCACAGCCTCTGGGAGATGATGAGCCTTGCCCGCAGGGAACTGCCGGGTTTCTGGCAGGCTCTGGATGAGCTGGGCGACATGGAAGAGGGAGACCTGCTTCAGGCCATCAAGCTGGCCCTGAAGGCGCGCGAGCGCGGGATTGCCCATTTTCACGCCCATTTTGGCACGCTTGCGGCGACCGTCACCCGCATTGCCTCGAGGCTTGCCCGCATTCCCTATACCCTGACCGTACACGCCAAGGACATTTATCATCAGGCAGTCGATCAGGAGGATATGCGCAGGAAGCTGGGCGATGCCGCGGGCGTGATCACGGTCTCCGGCTATAACCAGCGCTATCTGCAGGCCACCTATGGTCGGGCGGCCGAGCAGGTGCGGCGTATCTACAACGGCCTGCATCTGGACCGTTTTACGTACCAGCCCCCCAATCTGAACAGCCGGGAAATCCTGGCCGTGGGCCGGCTGGTGGAGAAAAAGGGTTTTGATGTGCTGGTCGAGGCCTGCGGCCTGCTGCGGGAGCGGGGCATTGCTTTTCACTGCAGCATAGTGGGCGAGGGCATGATGCGGGAGCCTCTGCAGCAGCGAATCGAGCGGCTTGGTCTGGCTGAGCAGGTCTGCCTTGCCGGGCCCAGAGCCCACGCGGAGCTGATCAGGATTTTTCGTGAGGCCGCCTTTTTTGTCGCTCCCTGCGTGATCAGCTCCGACGGCGACCGCGATGGCCTGCCCACGGTGCTTGTGGAGGCCATGGCCCAGGGGACGCCGGTCATCTCCACCCAGGTGGTGGGCATTCCCGAGCTGGTGCGGCATAACGACACCGGTCTCTGCGTGGCGGAGCGCGATCCCTCTGCCCTGGCCGATGCCATGGCGCGGCTGCTGCAGGATGCGAATCTGCGGTCATCCCTGGCCGGCCGGGCCCGGGCCCTGGTTGAAGAGGATTTCGATATCCGGAAAAACGCGGCGGCCCAGCGCGAGCTCTTCAGGGCCGCCATGGCCGCCGCCCGTCTGCCGGAAACGGCAGACGCGACCACGGCGAGGAGGGCCTGA
- a CDS encoding protein adenylyltransferase SelO, which produces MPHSGSLSSSGWNFDNSYIRLPEILYARQLPTLVATPETIRYNASLGTSLGLRTDLADPDRARCFSGNLLPSGADPIAQAYSGHQFGHFTMLGDGRALLLGEQITPTGERFDIQLKGAGRTPFSRRGDGRAALGPMLREYIASEAMHALGIPTTRSLAVVSTGENVWRETALPGAILTRVAASHIRVGTFQYLAAADEREALRLLADHAIARHYPEAAEDPTPYLAFFRAVLVRQAALMTKWLLVGFVHGVMNTDNVSICGETIDYGPCAFLDAYDPDAVFSSIDHNGRYAYSNQPSVMQWNLTRFAEALLPLFDDREERAREMASEALAVFPDTFRREWTSGMAAKLGLESVENGDLELAQDLLALMREHRADYTATLRGLSEETTPETPFFREPGFLAWRDRWEARLARQSGPIVNARKRMRTLNPAVIPRNLRVEEALKAAATRNLAPLERLLSALSRPYEHLPAYADLAEPPAPWPTPYKTFCGT; this is translated from the coding sequence ATGCCGCACTCCGGTTCCCTCTCTTCCTCCGGATGGAACTTCGATAACAGCTACATCCGTCTGCCTGAAATTCTCTACGCCCGCCAACTCCCGACACTGGTGGCCACCCCGGAAACGATACGTTACAACGCATCCCTCGGCACCTCTCTGGGTTTAAGAACGGATCTCGCCGACCCCGACCGTGCGCGCTGTTTCTCCGGCAATCTGCTTCCATCCGGAGCCGACCCCATCGCTCAGGCCTATTCCGGACATCAGTTCGGGCATTTCACCATGCTCGGCGACGGCCGGGCTCTTCTGTTGGGCGAACAGATCACTCCCACCGGCGAGCGTTTCGACATCCAGCTCAAGGGGGCGGGGCGGACGCCATTTTCCCGGCGGGGAGATGGCCGGGCCGCTCTGGGCCCCATGCTGCGGGAGTACATCGCCAGTGAAGCCATGCATGCCTTGGGTATCCCCACTACACGCAGTCTGGCCGTGGTTTCCACCGGCGAGAACGTATGGCGCGAAACCGCCCTGCCCGGCGCCATCCTGACCCGAGTGGCCGCAAGCCATATCCGCGTGGGTACGTTCCAGTATCTGGCCGCTGCCGATGAACGCGAAGCGTTGCGCCTGCTGGCCGACCACGCCATCGCCCGCCATTATCCGGAAGCGGCCGAAGATCCCACTCCGTACCTGGCCTTTTTCCGGGCTGTGTTGGTTCGGCAGGCGGCCCTGATGACGAAATGGCTGCTCGTGGGCTTTGTGCACGGCGTGATGAACACGGACAATGTTTCCATCTGCGGGGAAACCATCGACTATGGCCCCTGCGCCTTTCTGGATGCCTATGACCCGGACGCCGTGTTCAGCTCCATCGACCACAACGGCCGGTATGCCTACAGCAACCAGCCCTCGGTCATGCAATGGAATCTGACCCGCTTCGCCGAGGCCCTGCTGCCGCTTTTCGATGATCGGGAAGAACGGGCCAGAGAAATGGCCTCCGAAGCCCTGGCCGTATTTCCAGACACGTTCCGCCGGGAGTGGACTTCGGGCATGGCCGCGAAACTCGGGCTTGAAAGCGTGGAGAATGGCGATCTGGAACTCGCTCAGGACCTTTTGGCGCTGATGCGGGAACACCGGGCCGACTACACGGCCACCCTGCGCGGCCTGTCCGAAGAGACGACGCCGGAGACGCCGTTTTTCAGGGAGCCCGGCTTCCTAGCCTGGCGGGACAGGTGGGAAGCCAGACTGGCCCGGCAGAGCGGGCCTATCGTAAACGCCCGAAAGAGGATGCGTACCCTCAACCCGGCCGTCATCCCCAGAAACCTCCGGGTGGAAGAGGCATTGAAGGCCGCCGCGACACGAAATCTTGCGCCTCTTGAGCGGCTTCTCTCAGCCCTTTCCCGACCTTATGAGCATTTGCCCGCGTACGCGGATCTGGCCGAACCGCCTGCGCCTTGGCCGACCCCGTACAAAACCTTCTGTGGAACATGA
- a CDS encoding glycosyltransferase family 4 protein: MRLAYVCADPGIPVFGAKGASIHVQEVIRAFRRQGLQVRLFAMRLGGEPPADLRDLPVHCLPEPPRGDTARRERAAMVSAGTVQDALRIAGPFDCVYERYSLWSCAGMEYAESQGIPGILEVNAPLIEEQIRHRELVHREEAERIAARVFAAAHAIIAVSPGVAAYLDGYPQSRGRVRVLANGIDPARFPDELFADRPQPDSPATFTIGFLGSLKPWHGLELLLDVFIAMHSQDPGLRLLLVGDGPERAGIERSIAQAGISDSVTLTGAVPPEEVANWLRQMDVGVAPYPEMEPFYFSPLKIYEYMAAALPVVASRVGGLDRVVREQKTGLLYPPGDAAGLQAALAGLRADPALCRRLGQAARDEALTRHSWDSVAARILAIAGLQKKEQGRHADLSENTPKDQGGHHVDFF; the protein is encoded by the coding sequence ATGCGTCTGGCATATGTCTGCGCCGACCCCGGCATTCCGGTCTTTGGTGCCAAGGGCGCCTCCATCCACGTACAGGAAGTCATCCGTGCTTTTCGGCGGCAGGGGCTTCAGGTGCGGCTTTTTGCCATGCGCCTGGGCGGGGAGCCGCCCGCGGATCTGAGAGACCTGCCGGTACACTGCCTGCCGGAGCCGCCGCGGGGCGACACCGCCCGGCGCGAGCGGGCGGCCATGGTAAGCGCCGGCACCGTGCAGGACGCCCTGAGGATCGCCGGGCCGTTTGACTGCGTCTACGAGCGCTATTCCCTGTGGAGCTGCGCCGGCATGGAGTATGCCGAATCCCAGGGCATCCCCGGCATCCTTGAGGTCAATGCGCCGCTTATCGAAGAGCAGATCCGGCACCGGGAACTGGTGCACCGCGAGGAGGCGGAACGGATCGCGGCCAGGGTCTTTGCGGCGGCCCATGCCATCATTGCGGTGTCGCCGGGAGTCGCCGCCTATCTCGATGGCTACCCGCAGAGCCGGGGACGGGTGCGGGTGCTTGCAAACGGCATCGATCCGGCCCGCTTTCCGGACGAACTCTTTGCGGATCGTCCCCAGCCGGATTCGCCGGCAACCTTTACCATCGGTTTTCTCGGCTCCCTCAAGCCCTGGCACGGACTTGAGCTGCTGCTCGATGTGTTCATCGCCATGCACTCACAGGATCCGGGCCTGCGCCTTCTGCTGGTGGGTGATGGCCCGGAAAGGGCAGGCATTGAGCGGAGCATTGCGCAGGCCGGAATCTCCGACAGTGTCACTTTGACCGGCGCGGTTCCTCCGGAGGAAGTCGCGAACTGGCTGCGGCAGATGGATGTGGGCGTCGCCCCCTATCCGGAGATGGAGCCCTTTTATTTTTCGCCGCTGAAAATTTATGAATACATGGCGGCCGCTCTGCCGGTGGTAGCCAGCCGGGTCGGCGGGCTCGACCGGGTTGTGCGCGAGCAAAAGACCGGTCTGCTCTATCCGCCGGGTGATGCGGCCGGACTGCAGGCCGCTCTTGCCGGCTTGCGCGCCGATCCGGCCCTCTGCCGCAGGCTGGGGCAAGCCGCCAGAGACGAAGCCCTGACCCGGCACAGCTGGGACAGCGTGGCGGCCCGTATCCTTGCCATCGCGGGTTTACAGAAAAAAGAGCAGGGGAGGCACGCGGACCTGAGCGAAAATACTCCGAAAGACCAGGGAGGGCATCATGTCGACTTCTTCTGA